The genome window GCGCGCAGAACATCGGGATCGGTCCACTCTTCGATGAACTGCAAAGTCACGTCGTCCTCGCTGGAAAGAAAAAGCTCGTAACGAAGACATCCCTTTTCTTTTCGAGTGGCCGCGATGGCAGGCCCCGCAAGGGTCACGACGGCATCTCTCTTTCCCGGTTTTGCCTTGAATTTGGAAGTGACGACAATCATTGTTACGATCACCCTTTCTGCACGCCCCAGGCTCACCCGCGGCCGGGTCATGAATTTTTTAACATAATAGCACAATCATCGTTACTTTGAAGTAAAAGGCCTGAAGTTAGAATAGCTAAAAGCAATGACATTCAAACATTAGCTTCTTCATTAACGCCCGTTTGGAAGCAAATTGGCATTAGTCGGCCTGAGTCGCCTCCGCGCCGGGCAGTTTTCGCTCCATCGGCAGCAGCAGCGCGGCCGGGCGTTTGTCCAGAACGCTGGTCAGGGCAAACACGACCAGGCAGATCACCCATTCCGCATAAATCAGATGCGGAGCCCAGCGAGTGGCGGGGACCCAGGTCCAAAGGGCCCACACGATCAGAGAAGCCGAAATCGTCCACAGCCCGGCGGATTTTTTACACAGACGCGGGAAATAGATATTGGTTACAATTAAAAGTGTGAAGGACGTGGTGATCGCCAGCGCCGACGTGATCGTCTGCAATATTCCCACGGCGGTCAGAGCCAGGCCCAGAGAACACGCGCTGACCAACAAAACCGATCCGCGCGATATGAGCATTTCGGTTTTCGGGGTGAAATTTTTGGTCGTTGACCGTTTCAGGACGTCTCTCAGCAACAGAGAAGAACATCCCATCAGCAGCCCGATTGCGGTAGAAACATCGGCGGCCCAAAGCCCGGCGAGGAATATGCCGCCAACCAGGGGGCTTATACTGTTCTTCGCAATGGTGGGAAGGGCCAGAGCGGGATTGGAAAGGTTCGGGAACTCCGCGGCGGCCATGATTCCGAAGAGAGCGCACAGGAAGCCGGCCGGCAGAGTCAGCAGCCCGCCGAGAATGAACCCGTTCCGCGCCGTCTTTTCATCCTTCGCGGCAATGGAGATCTGAACAACAGCCTGCGTTGTACAGGCCATCGTCGTCATAACGGTCATCCATCCCGTGACGATCGCCAGACCGATGCCGCTTACAGGATCGAACCAGGGACCTGCGGGCAGGGCTTTGAGGACGGCATCCACGCCTCCGAGATTCCGGAAACCGGCAATGAGCGCCACAAATATACCCACATAGATGAAGATGACATTGACCACGTTGGTGAGCCCGCTGGCCCAGTATCCCCCCATCAGGGTGATGCCGACGAAGACCACAGCGGACGCGAGCATACCCGTGTGGAACGTGAAGATCTCGGGAAGCATCGAAGCCAGAATCGCGCCTCCCGCCACGTACTGCAGAGAGGTGATGGTCATCATGATCAGGAGCTGCGCCAGAACGCCGACCAGACGGGCCCCGCTGCCAAAGGCCGTTCCCATCATTTCAGGAACCGTATGCTGACTCATGCTGCGGTATTTCGAAGCGAGGAAGAGACCGGCAACGATACCGCCCGTCCCCCAGGCGGCGTTGTACCAGCCCGCGGAAAGCCCTTTCGTATAGGCCTGCTCCGCCACGCCTACGGTGGAAGCGCCGCCCACGGCCAGACCTGTGAGCATCACGGCCACCAACAGGGTGGGAAGTTTTTGACCGGCCAGCAGATAGTTCAGCATCATTCCCCCGCCGCCGCTCTTTTGTATCTGAGTGGCCTTCCAGGACAGCAGCCCCAACACGATCACGTACCCAATCAAAATCACCAACGGAATGTTCATTTTCACTACTTCCTCCTTCTCGATTTATAAAAATGGACTGCAACAATGCAAATTCTCCTTACATCAAAACCGCGTTCACCAAAAACCTCCCTCCTGCACAGGGGTCTGACATAAAAAAGAGAGGGCTTCCTTCGCGTTTTCTGCGGGGAAGCCCTCTCAGTTTTTTGATTTTCGCTTCGGCTCAACAGGCGAGTGTTGCACCGACCCTCAATCTACTGGGATCCCCGCACGTTGTAAACCGATAGCTAAAGCTAAAAAATCCGAACAAAGAGACACGGATAACTTTCAACATCACAGACATGCGGTTCACCTCACTCTCATTATTGAAACAGATGGCTCATACCAACAAAATAAACTGAAACTCCTGGAAACTGGTTTTAACAGGACAGGATAATAAACCACAAAAATCATAAAGTCAAGAACCAGATTCACCCAATTGCAAATTCACCCAATATGTAACCAATGAGTGACACTCTGATTGACGTTTTGAGACAAAAAGGGTAAACTGCCTTTGTTTGCGAATTACATCCGAGCCGGGATGGCGGAATGGTAGACGCAGTGGACTCAAAATCCACCGGGGGCAACTCCATGGGAGTTCGAGTCTCCCTCCCGGCACCAAAATCAACAGAGCTTCCCCAAAAAATCAGCAGGGCCTC of Synergistaceae bacterium contains these proteins:
- a CDS encoding antibiotic biosynthesis monooxygenase; translated protein: MIVTMIVVTSKFKAKPGKRDAVVTLAGPAIAATRKEKGCLRYELFLSSEDDVTLQFIEEWTDPDVLRAHLKSSHLAEFKAARKDIVEEGSILKIFEGKETSLN
- a CDS encoding sodium:solute symporter family protein → MNIPLVILIGYVIVLGLLSWKATQIQKSGGGGMMLNYLLAGQKLPTLLVAVMLTGLAVGGASTVGVAEQAYTKGLSAGWYNAAWGTGGIVAGLFLASKYRSMSQHTVPEMMGTAFGSGARLVGVLAQLLIMMTITSLQYVAGGAILASMLPEIFTFHTGMLASAVVFVGITLMGGYWASGLTNVVNVIFIYVGIFVALIAGFRNLGGVDAVLKALPAGPWFDPVSGIGLAIVTGWMTVMTTMACTTQAVVQISIAAKDEKTARNGFILGGLLTLPAGFLCALFGIMAAAEFPNLSNPALALPTIAKNSISPLVGGIFLAGLWAADVSTAIGLLMGCSSLLLRDVLKRSTTKNFTPKTEMLISRGSVLLVSACSLGLALTAVGILQTITSALAITTSFTLLIVTNIYFPRLCKKSAGLWTISASLIVWALWTWVPATRWAPHLIYAEWVICLVVFALTSVLDKRPAALLLPMERKLPGAEATQAD